The genomic window tctgtgtgtgagaatAGCAGCagtggaagtatgtgtgtgtgagcgtgtgtgtctatctgtctgtctgtgcatctgtgtgtgcttgtgcctatgtgtgtgtgtttgcatgttattattttttgttgttgtttgaggggttggtcttttttttcgaTATACTaatcagagaaagacaaacaaacacagacagacaagacaaacaggcagatggacaaacggaaagaacacacacacacacacacacacacacacacacacacacacacacatccggatGAAGACGTTGACACGGCATCACACAATCATATAGGTAGGTATAGATTATACACTacacaccttctctctgacaCTGTCCCTGTTCTCATAGCCCACCCACTGGTCGCCCTGCACCAGGTAAGGGACCTTCTGGGACTCGATCCAGTGAAGGGTTGACGTGCCCAACATCCCGCACACCTGAAGGGGGGAACACAGCAGTTCAACATTcagttcattttcctttcactaCGGTGTCATTCCTTTTTATACTGTCGTTGGATTTGATTggattgggttgtgttgggttggtggggttggtggtgttgggttgggttaggttgggttggattggaatGAATTGGGTTGGGTTGGCTTGGGTTGGCTTGGGCCCAAAATCCCGCACACCTGAGGGTGGGAAACATTGAGTTCATCTCCTTTCACACACCCgcaaacgggagtatggctgccgacgtggcggggtaaaaatggtcatacatgtaaaagcccgctcctgtacatacgagtgaacgtagaagttggagcccacaaacgaagaaagaagaagaggaagatcttCTTTCACACTGTCATTccttttcattattgttgtgttgtgtggtggtgtgtggtgtggtgttgtgtggtgttgtattgtatggtgttgtattgtattgtgcccaAAGTCCCGCACAcatgagggggtgtgggaggccgggggtggggtgggggggcacagcAGTATCAagatttcagttcagtttcctTTCACACTGTTATTCTTTTTTCGtgatcgttgtgttgtgttgggttgggttgtgctgggttgggttgggttatattgtattgtaatgtattatacTACTATTaattgtttgtcacaacagatctgtctgtgtgaaattcgggttctccccaaggagagcgcgtcgctacactgagagcgccaccctgtattgttttgtttgttttgtttttttgttgttggcggtggtggtggtggtggtggtggtggtgtgtgtgtgtgtgtgtgtgtgtgtgtgtgtgtgtgagtgtgtgtgtgtgtgtgtgtgtgtgtgtgtttcactcagaGCACCAGCTCACATCGTAGTAAGACAGGATGCCagattcacatgtgtgtgtgtgtgtgtgtctgtgtctctgtgtgtgtgtgtgtgtgtgtgtgtgtgtgtgtgtgtgtgtgtgtctgtgtgtgtgtgtgtgtgtgtgtctctgtgtgtgtgtgtgtgtgtgtgtgtgtgtgtgtgtgtgtgtgtttcacccagAGCACTAGCTCACCTCATagtgagacaggaagccagatTCACGGGTGTAGGTGCCGGCGGTCCCCCCTCCTGACACCGGTGCCCCAAGAGACGTCTGGGACGGGTCAGTCAGCCTGAAGGTGCGAGCGTATGTGGGAATCCCGATCACCAACTTCTCCTTGGGACACCCTTTCTGCACCCAGTAACGTGCTACCCAGTCCTGTCACGGTGAATCAATATCAATAAAAATTATGACCAAAAAATCGAATcgagcaaccaaaaaaaaaatcaaatcaaatcaaattatgtgcTTAATTAAAGTGGGTGTTAATGGGCTATTTCAAGGCTAAATACAAGTCACTTCTGGAATAAAACCAGtcgaagagaagacagaaatgtAGTAAAAGGGGAAGAGTAACATGAAACGAAACGATCAATGATAATCCATAAGGTCAAATGAACTCAAATGAAgtaaaattaacaacaaaataaagcaagATGGACACAGTAAACAAGATAGATTTGGACAATCGGGATTAATCGGTACAATAAATCTTTACGGGAAAAAAGAGCATTGCAACAGAAACAAGAGCATCATTTCATGCAATATTTTTTCGGTAtctatgcggtgtgtgtgtgtgtgtgtgtgtgtgtgtgtgtgtgtgtgtgtgtgtgtgtgtgtatgtgtgtgtgtattactaacAATGAATCCCAATGCCGCCGACCAGAATTCGACACCAGCTCTTTTAACCAAACCTGACTGTTTTTACCACTAAGCCACTTCTGTCCCCCTAACACTTTCCAGCGGGTTTAAAGTATCAGTaacagtgtcagtagctcaaggaggcgtcactgcgttcggtcaaatccatgtacgctataccacatctgccaagcagcagctcggatgcctgaccagcagcgtaacgcaacgtgCTTAAAGCACAGACACTAACTAACACACTACACTATCAGTGTCTGTGGTTCAAGTAGCGCTTCGGGTGTGTAGTTAGGCCCTTGAAGTGATCGTGCCGGATGTCCTGACTCACCCCTCTCGAACAACGAAAGCCTCGCCGAACTAAGAGGACCCAAGCCCTGAAGTCCTTGATCGTAGTTTAAAGTGTCAGTCAAGAGGTCGCTGAACCCCGCTGTACCTATTGCAAAGAGATATGTTGTTCAGGTATGCCGGGTGAATTAGTCACAGCGGCCTGTTGTTCAAGTATGCCGGGTGAATTAGTCACAGCGGCCTGTTGTTCAAGTATGCCGGGTGAATTAGTCACAGCGGCCTGTTGTTCAAGTATGCCGGGTGAATTAGTCACAGCGGCCTGTTGTTCAAGTATGCCGGGTGAATTAGTCACAGCGGCCTGTTGTTCAAGTATGCCGGGTGAATTAGTCACAGCGGCCTGGTTTCAGGTTGTGTGccacttgcttgtgtgtgtgtgtgtgtgtgtgtgtgtgtgtgtgtgtgttacggacggtaagggggctggggaagggggggggaggggctgagcCACGCACCACGTTCAGATAACTCTGGGGTCCAGTCTCACTGGGATGGGCGTAGAGGGCTGCCTGATGCCCCGTCACCGGGTCCCAGGAGCCGTGAAGGTCGTAGGACATCAGATTGATGAAGTCCAGATGCCTGCCACCCGAAATAATGATATCtaactacaacaacgacgacagcatccacaacaacaacaacaaccacaacaacactgcACTGAAGGTCGTTAGATATCAGGTTGATGAAGTTCAGATACCTGCCTCCCAGAATGATAACATttaacaacaatgacgatgacaacaacgataCTACAGTGAAGGTCGTTGGACATCAGACTAATGAAGTCAGATACCTGCCCCCCAAAATGAtaacatttaacaacaacaacagcaacaacaacaacagcaacaacaacaacaaacaacaacagcagtactgCCGCGAAGGCCGTACAacatcaggggccgtattcaagagaacatcttGCCTGAGGGTAcatgtgtacctgcaggtaatctgcctgaggcaaggcaaactgcccgagggtaagcaatgtccagtattcatgaacacaagagtctacccgtgtctacaaacccgaaggcaatttacccttactacctgccaagggtgactgcccaggAAGCAGAAGTAAATATGGCGGaaccttttgcagcatttttctttcctttattttaaagggaaaacaggcatgctttacggatagcacgtgttttgcgaactctctggACAATGTTCCAGCTGTGGtgcatgagaagtgaaactgagagcacgtcgggatttaaaaaaaaaaaaaaaaaaagaatgggtcaGCTGTCTGAGCGAACCACACGTGTCTTGAacacgaagataacttatccttcatggcaaactgtacccgtgggtcccaaccatgtcaaagataacttgcccgaaggcaaaatgaattttgtcttgaatacagccccagacTGATCAAGTCCAGTGAATctataacaaacaaaataaataaataaacggagcTGAGGCCTGAACTATATGTAAGCCCATAAagctagtcttcttcttcttcttcttcttcttgaagaaGAAGACCTATCCCCCTCCAAACTCcaaacccctccttttttttttatttctcttttttttttatataccccaGGGTTGGGTGGAAAACAACATATGTTTTGTTTATCTCATTACCATGGTCAAataagattttgttttgtttccttcttcttcttcttcttcttcttctcctcctcctcctcctcctcctccttcttcttcttcttctctcactgtctcaataCCCTGGTCAAATaaaaattttgtttcatttcgtttcttcttattcttctttttttcttcttctttttttttttcttcttcttcttcttccacgtgacgaccaacatcagtatgctgatgaaaaatGTCGTTTTGTGAGAGAATGCTTGACGGTCGCAGGGCGCGATTTTATCTGGACTGCTGACAGATGTGCAGACATTGAGATCCTACTCTAGTTTttggaaacaacaacaccaccaccaccaacaacaggagaAATGTGTCCTTGTGGTAATGCATCCCCGACTAGGGACCGAGTGTCCACCGGTTCGAGTCCCTtatacagaccaggatttttacttccACCGTCCGCCACCCTTCAATTCCCTGCAGGACCttcaatggtggtctggatgctagtcattcggatgagacgacaaaccgaggtccggtgtgcggcatgcatttagcgccacgtaaaagaacctatacTTCGGCACAGAAAGGGATCTCCGAAGGGCAAATTTAGGTAGAAAAATTCAATTTAATATTAAAACAAATGAGAATAATAGTTCAGTCACAAAGCCATTTTAAACCTCTGTAAAACGCTTTCcagcagcacatcacacacacacacacacacacacacacacacacacacacacactacaatccaCCAAACGACTTACTGTGAAATCTGAGGAATGTCATAGGCTGTGTCAATGATAGTCTTCCCGGCAGCCACTGCGGCAGTCAGCAACAATGGCGTCCCCCCGTTCTGAGCAGCATCCTCCTCGTACGTTTCTCGCAGTTGCTGAAGgatggagaaaggtggcagaatggttaagacactcagctgccattacagagagtccgtgagggtgtgggttcgaatcccgatctcgccctttctcccaagtttgactggaaaatcaaactgagcgtttagtctttcggatgagacgataaaccgaggcgcacttggcgcactgaaaaagaacccctagcaacgagagtgttgtcctctggcaaaataacgtaaaatgaaatccactctgataggtacacaaatatataagcatgcactcaaggcctgagtaagcgctttgggttatgctgctgtcaggcatcagcttagcagatgtggtgtagcgtatatggatttgtccgaacgcagtgacgcctccttgagaaactgaaactgctgaaggaaggggaggccaaaaaaacttcttttttttcctggagaGGAACTTGTGGTTCGATACGTCGCTTTTCTTACGTATCGCTTTTCTCATCTCCTGTGCAAGTCGATTTTTACTACAATAGTCTTTAAGTCTACCTTTTATTcttcgggggaagggggtggggggtcagacacgtaaaaaaaaaataccactaaataaatagatgaatataaTTCTACATAGATCATTTCATTAGTAAACTTTACTaacaaattaaagaaagaaagaaaaacagaaagaaagaaagaaagaaacaagctaaagctgagcaacaacaacaacaaccaaaaaaaaaaaaaagataaatttaaaacaataaaacaccTGCGCAGCAACTCACCTGCACCAGAAAGGTAAACCTGTCGCGGTCCTCACTAGGGCTACCCCGGTTGGCCGGGTACTCCCAGTCCAGGTCCAGCCCATCAAAGCCGTGCTTCTTCAAGAAGGAGAGGGACTGTTCGGCAAACTGTTGCCGGCTCTGAGCAGTGGCGACCATGCTGGTGAAGGGGGCGGAGCCCATGTTCCAGCCGCCGACCGCCAGAAGCGTCTTCACTTCCGGGTTGTTCTTCTTCAGGTTGTTGAAACGCTCGTACCTGTGTGTGGGATACCAGGTGGCGTTAGAGGTttaggtggggtgggatggggtgggagggggtgtcttTCGAGTGGGGCCAAGTGTTTTGTTGCTTgttagtttagttgtttttttgttgttgggtttttttgggtttttttgttgttgtttttgttgtagttgggttttttggggggagttgggggggttcTTTTAGCATGTGGTGTTGAGTTCACAGATCGAATGTTTCATGCTCAGGTGCACACATTTTGttctttatctcacacacacacacgccaccaccacaacagcagcaacagcaacaacaatacgatgctgttattgttgttttcaacacAGCAACAATAGACCTCCACatgtcaccactaccaccaccaccacaacaacaacaataacaacaatacgaTATTACTGAGGTTTCATTTTTCAACACAGGAGAAGCAGACCACTTATTTAGTCCACTTAAAATGTATCGCCTACCACCGGGTTATTACACATACTAACGTTGTGTGTGTAGCCtaaacacacacgtgagccaaaaaaacgtgttaactctctccatacgaacggcgaaagagacgacgttaacagcatttcaccccagttaccatcatcaaaatattgcaagcggaaggctcttatactgaagaggtgaatgttgacaaagaatacctcaagtctgacgacggaagctaaagactgagtcattcagacacccactggacatccgaagggtctgtgtagaggagaagagaggcctggccgtactgagtgagttgagaCAGTCATCAGTCGTGACTGAcaaggaccatcagaacagcagagaagacaactgctgtccaaacACTACCTGGGCTCGACAGAGGAGAATTTCTTGTCCCAAACTGCACGAAcaatgatggtcagtcgtgttggacgatgaccatcagaacagaagaggaggcaactgctgtcccgactatctgggctagaatttgattattgtgaagagtatcttgcccaagttacatccccactctctcggccaagagggtttcaggacagccggcattggggatggtccccaaaggccaaccagcccccaaggctgcagcacaaagagccagtgcaattttgcctccaggtttgagagtcatagtccttcacaaaagactaagctttaaatgattccccattgcaatgaagaaaccattgatgatacagctctcactttgttgttggcccaaatgtaaacatacgtcaatctgtgatatataagctgagtgttggccgactaggaccatcagaacagcagaggaggcaaccgctgttCCGACAAAAAAAACTACCTGAGCTAGATataggagagtgtcttgccccccaAAATTGCACGAACGTACATGCCGGTCATCCATGATGTGCTCTCGTCGTTCCACTCAAAGGCCGTCAGGTTGTTTCCGTTCAGCTTGGCAAAGGCGTACACAAGGTGGGTGCACAGGGAGGCGTTCACGTCCTCTGGAAAGAAGCTGCCCTCTCCAGGCCTGTACTGGGACCAGTTGGTGTAGTAGCACACTCGGCGAGGGCAGCCTCCTGAAACCAcaagttaaaaataaaatatgaaaaaataaaaaggaggggggggggaggtgaggatgcAGTTGAGTTTTTGTGTGAATTCAtcatcgattctctctctctctctctctctctctctctctctctctctctctctctctctctctctctctctctctcccttgctcaagcagcattatacacacacagacacctgaccTGAAAGTCTCGTAAAACATCACCTAACAAAGCAAAAACGTTAataacataatgatgataattataacagtaacaacaacgataatattaataataaaattaccaacaacaacaacaacaacggtgataataataataataataatgataatgataataactaatgaataaacaaataaataaatacgtgaaTAACGCACCGGAAGACGGGGATGTGGTCGTGGTGGTTGTCTTCACGGGGGTGGTAGTTTTGGTGGTAGGTCCGGCGGTGGCGGGGttagcggtagtagtagtggtggctgctttggtggtggtggtggtggtggtgggcgtttttctcgtggtggtggtggtggtagtagtagtactagtcgtTGTGGTTGGCGTCTTTGTGGTGTcgccgtcgtcgttgtcgtcgccaccAGAAGAGCCGCTTGTGCAGTCCACGTTGTAGGGCCAGTCGCAGTAACCCCTCTGCTCGTTGAAGACCAGGTCGTTGGTGCAGTAGCGGATCAGGGGCTGTCCGTGCACGCACGTGTAGAAGGCCGAGCAGTCCGTGGGACTCCGGAACATCGTGCCATGTGTAAGTCCGGCACAGCTGGGCTCTGTGGGAGAATGATTGATAGTTATGGGtacacacgcgcatgtgtgtgtgtgtgtgtgtgtgtgtgtgtgtgtgcgtgtgtgtgtgtgtgtgtgtgtgtgtgtgtgtgtgtgtgtgcatctatctgtgtgtgtgtgtgtgtgtgtgtgcacgtatgtgcttGACAGAACGTGAATGAATCTGTGTTGTGTCTTTCCATGCAAGCACGCCAAATTATTTggtaaaaatataataataataataatgataataataataataataataatataaatacatATGCTGtcaccgacaacaacaaaaaatagaaaatagaaaaacCAGTTCCCATATTTACCATTCACAAGAGGTTGAGTGGAAGAGGTGGTCGTGGTGGAggcacgggtggtggtggtggtggtgatggtggtggtggtggtggcagggtcGTTCACTGAGCCGGGACGGTTACCATCTGTACAGTCCACGTTTCTTGCCCAGTCACACACGTGCAGTGTCACACTGAACATCGTTCCCGCAGGACAGCGAGAGCCGTAGGGCCGGCCAAAAACGCACCTGTTTGTTGTggacacaagcaacaacaaaaacacacactggcaTTATTACTCTAGCATGAtctttttgataatgtttggtatcttgtggtcagtttcttcctttttgatatttacatatgtgttctatttgttaaTGCCTAGGGcttgttttcaagattaggcataaatgctcataataataatgataataataataataatgatctttCGTATTTGGGTCCCACCATGGATTGAcgtttggttgtttatttttgattggtctgttgttgctttctgcttttattgttttggtttgttgttgttgttttgtttttgtttttgttttgtttgttttttggttgcttttttgttttgttttgttttttgtttttgtttttttgttgttttttggggttttgttgttgttgttgtttttttttttggggggggcgttgttgatgttttggtatgtttgtttgtttgttttgtctcatttttgtgataaaaaaaactaaTGTACATAAGCTTTCCTTTTCGTTACTAGACCAcgatgagagacagaaacaggcagagagacagacaagcaaagactgacaagagacagattgagaaagTGTCAAATAAAAactattatttgttttttggttgttgttacgtgtttgcttgtttgttgttgttgttgttacttgtgtttgtttgttttttgtttgtttgattgtttgttttctttttttaatttaaacttTTGAGTTTcggttttattttctcaaggaagcgtcactgcgttccgactaATCAATACAGtctacgctgcaccacatctgctaagcagatgcctaaaaAGAAACGTAACCAAATGCTAATTGTCAGGTCAGACCTTGAGGGAAAAAATtaatgaaatgttaaaaaaaaaaaaaagattaataacgaaaaaaaaatcaataacgaaaaataaaagataaataacgacataaaaaaatgaaaattagaAATATTTTTAATTTGCACTCACCTAACAATCGGgaatacaacaagagaggcaaggccttcaagacacttgggatacactttttaaaaaatccaagctttttatgtattgagtataatttcaaaaatgtaatgtttaagatgagaaagatcagtttaaagcaaattaactcccctagcattaattacagagtaatttcacttttttactatctgcaccaaaacgtttgcaaaataaataaaacttccatgcttaccaaaagaagttcctgtttgaacaaaaaatgataataatgactgctcttgttgctgggtcagaatatcagatcaaagtgccaagtttagagaatacaaaaaatataaatataacagtaaatg from Babylonia areolata isolate BAREFJ2019XMU chromosome 1, ASM4173473v1, whole genome shotgun sequence includes these protein-coding regions:
- the LOC143285690 gene encoding chitinase-3-like protein 1 isoform X1, with amino-acid sequence MVRVLLDTKKHFVALCLACYIIVSAALKYDCTSKESGFYADPSDCRNFYRCVFGRPYGSRCPAGTMFSVTLHVCDWARNVDCTDGNRPGSVNDPATTTTTITTTTTTRASTTTTSSTQPLVNEPSCAGLTHGTMFRSPTDCSAFYTCVHGQPLIRYCTNDLVFNEQRGYCDWPYNVDCTSGSSGGDDNDDGDTTKTPTTTTSTTTTTTTTTRKTPTTTTTTTKAATTTTTANPATAGPTTKTTTPVKTTTTTTSPSSGGCPRRVCYYTNWSQYRPGEGSFFPEDVNASLCTHLVYAFAKLNGNNLTAFEWNDESTSWMTGMYERFNNLKKNNPEVKTLLAVGGWNMGSAPFTSMVATAQSRQQFAEQSLSFLKKHGFDGLDLDWEYPANRGSPSEDRDRFTFLVQQLRETYEEDAAQNGGTPLLLTAAVAAGKTIIDTAYDIPQISQHLDFINLMSYDLHGSWDPVTGHQAALYAHPSETGPQSYLNVDWVARYWVQKGCPKEKLVIGIPTYARTFRLTDPSQTSLGAPVSGGGTAGTYTRESGFLSHYEVCGMLGTSTLHWIESQKVPYLVQGDQWVGYENRDSVREKARYAKTNGYGGVMTWSLPLDDFTGTFCGQGAYPLWSAVNAECQA
- the LOC143285690 gene encoding chitinase-3-like protein 1 isoform X2, whose translation is MVLLDTKKHFVALCLACYIIVSAALKYDCTSKESGFYADPSDCRNFYRCVFGRPYGSRCPAGTMFSVTLHVCDWARNVDCTDGNRPGSVNDPATTTTTITTTTTTRASTTTTSSTQPLVNEPSCAGLTHGTMFRSPTDCSAFYTCVHGQPLIRYCTNDLVFNEQRGYCDWPYNVDCTSGSSGGDDNDDGDTTKTPTTTTSTTTTTTTTTRKTPTTTTTTTKAATTTTTANPATAGPTTKTTTPVKTTTTTTSPSSGGCPRRVCYYTNWSQYRPGEGSFFPEDVNASLCTHLVYAFAKLNGNNLTAFEWNDESTSWMTGMYERFNNLKKNNPEVKTLLAVGGWNMGSAPFTSMVATAQSRQQFAEQSLSFLKKHGFDGLDLDWEYPANRGSPSEDRDRFTFLVQQLRETYEEDAAQNGGTPLLLTAAVAAGKTIIDTAYDIPQISQHLDFINLMSYDLHGSWDPVTGHQAALYAHPSETGPQSYLNVDWVARYWVQKGCPKEKLVIGIPTYARTFRLTDPSQTSLGAPVSGGGTAGTYTRESGFLSHYEVCGMLGTSTLHWIESQKVPYLVQGDQWVGYENRDSVREKARYAKTNGYGGVMTWSLPLDDFTGTFCGQGAYPLWSAVNAECQA